Below is a genomic region from Plasmodium relictum strain SGS1 genome assembly, chromosome: 13.
ttggtGGAATTTCATCCCATTCATagtaatttataataaattgaGACAGTTTATTATCCTCtaaattattgttattttgatttattttttttaaatttctaataaattcattttcattattttgttCATGATAATCTTCTAttactctttttttatttgaaaatctATGTTCTTTTGTATAATTTTCCTTTgtattatcttcttttaaattttctagatcattatttaatatatttatttttgtcaTTTTAAAATCTTAAATTATACATGgctttttttctattttttttaaatatattaaaaataaaaaaatttataacttgtaaattagaaaaaactgtgcataaatatatttaaaacagataaaaaagaagatttatttttaaggTTTTTTCCTTTGCATAAACAttcaaaaagtaaaaataacttaaaagaatattaatattttttccttttttttataacattgaaaattttaaaaatattacgtTACATTCattttgttaaaaataatataaaatttctttttgcATTAACTATAtggtaatatttttaaatatatatattatatatgtttataattactataatttaaagaaaactCACATCAGaactatataattatttttcttttttatttaatgcaTTAAAAGACTATTAAAGaaagtaataatatattataaaattattttatattttataatttttttttttttttcttgtccAAAATgggtaatataaaaaatttattagaatattagtaatttatttttaagatttttttttaaggaaattatttttttattacaataaaatatagtaaaaataaacattcatatatataattatgaagtttttgttttatcatatttatcgtttgtttaaaaaaaaaaaaaagatatataatcAAAGGtagtaaaataaagaatCATAACATACATATGatagatttaaaaataattaaacataatatatattaaaataaaataatgcaTATTTTCGGGTAATGTATTTATctatacaaaatatatattattattaaaactttATTACActgaatattttaatttcataatgatataaatatttaaatattaataaatatatatatatatttgtataaatTCTTAAAttgtacaaaaaaaaaaaaaaaataaaaaaaaaaacaaacactctgaaacaaaaaagaaaaagaaaaaataaatgttttctttatatttaatttatttaaaaataaaaaaaaaaaattacattaatGCACAAATGTCTTTTGCGTATTTCATATCcgtaattaaaattttctctAAATAATTCTTAAAACCATTCATTTGAGGAATATgtgatattttatttatatatttttgaaccTCATTTTCTTctgtattatttaatatattataatttaaagaaccatatatatttcttaacATTACATTTGCAGGTACAGCTGTATGATTAATTTTATCAATTTCTTTTAAGCAAGATAAACATAACTCTCTATAATAATCacactgaaaaaaaaaatataacaataaaaaatgaatagttcataaaataaaaaaaaagtataataataaaaaatgaatagttcataaaataaacaaaaaatataacaataaaaaatgaatagtttataaaaaaaaaataaaataaaataataatacaacATATGAATTATGTATGAGCAATAAGACAAAAACATGgtcttttattaattataaaaatgaatacaaaaatagtagaaaaatattaatgcaAAAGatgtattttaattaaattccTTACTATATCactcaatatttttatttgttccTTTACATCaatattttgtttaaaaTAATCGCAGTTTTCTTCTTTTGAGTTAAAATTATCTATTGGATATATATCGTTTAAATGTAAAGAATCCTCATTAGGTAAAAAGGGTGCTCTATGAATTATTTCTGTCACACTGAGctgatttaatttttcttcttttttttcattttcattggTTTCATTTTGACTATTTTTCGCACCTGTGTAAGGCCTAATTTCAGTTCTACATATCGGACATGTTTGTTGTTGTATAAACCATGATTTTAAACATTCCACATGAAATATGTGAGAGCATGATAACTTTTTAGATCCTTCTTTTAAATCATCTCTACATATTATACAGGTGCCAACTTCTCTTAATTCTTCTTCAGTTGCATCAATAAATTTACTTTCTATGTTTTTTGTTAGTTCTCTATATCTCTGAAATGATTTAAATCTAGATATTAGTGTTTTCACAACATGTATAATATCTGCTGTCATGTGAAGTGGTAAATtactaaaattatttaaaataaatactaaaataaaaactaaaaatataataaggCTCATAACATCATGTAATATATcaagaaaaaacaaaatggTTGCTTTAGAAGACAGTCCATTAGGGGATCTTAAATCAAtgatatttacaaaaaatttaaatattgatATTTGGCAGGATTCAAATATACTTAAACTCTCAAAAAAAAGCCAAAGATACATAGTGGAATTTTTTAAggaatatttataaaaatatgtaaacaTAGTTAAGTTAGCTACTGAAAGTAAACacatgaaaataaaaagtttaacTAAAACTCTAGTTCTTGGTACACCTAATTCaaatatctaaaaaaaaaggaaatttttatttgtaaaatgtttttttacgAATTTAAGTTACACTATATATATGGAAgaaatttatgtttttttgtttttttttaaatgaactaaaataataataatttaatgaaaattcaaTTATATGATGATAAAGATTCATAAAATTAcaattatcttttattatttatttatttatttattttttatgttatttatatatataaaattacatGAGAAACTCGAGAATATAAAACCAAGTGATATGCCTTAAGAATAACAATAAtagataaatatttaattaaaataattgaagAAACTTCTTTTCCATTTATAGTAGGTTTTGATAAGACCAAGAATAAAATTGTATCCATTATAAAAGCTCTTGCATTATCTATTAATTGTTCTATTTCTAAATATCTTAATTCTCcaataaaaacatttaatAATAACTTACACAATACTATAAAtatcattaataaaaaattataaattatcttaaaaaaaaaaaaaaaaaaaaataaatatatatttatacataatGGATAGATAAAAtgaaagtaaataaaatcGTTTTATGCACGTGttctaaaataattaattataattttctttatatttttattattatttacagTTCTAGGGAACTTTTCCGTAGATAAATAAACTACTGATGAATAAAATTCTccatatttaataaaagaatacattaaaataaaagctAATCCTAAGTGacttaaaaatatgtataatcTCATATTTATCtccatttttaatttgtttctattttttttttttaattataaagtttaaaaaaatattttattcatagagaaattattaaaaaaaaaataaaacttaaaatgagaagaaaaaaaatatgtaactATCTTAAGGTATACTATGgaattttttacataaaaatttttataaatagtaaacatattattttaaagaaaatttaatttcataaagaaaaaaaaaaataaaattaataaaataataaaatatatgcaaaaatatataaaaactcttttatataaaaaattttaatgcacaaattttcttttaattatttatttattcagAATGGAGTTTTCATGACTATTTCaagaaaaattatgttttaaaaatcagaatttaattttattttatatatggtatttttttttttatttaacattTTATAGTTAAAACATgcatattaaaatttaaaattaaaaaaaaaagaaaaatgtattatgaaaatttaaagattAAAATCTTTGCTTCATTCACaccttatatatatatatatatatttttaattttttgaaaaaatgaTTCCATTTTTCTATGTAAAAAATGGAAGATTCCTGAATACTATATAATGAATTTACGTTgtcttaattttaaatattgacAATTGGATTATTGGATTTtgctttattattattaagaaaacttttttttattttaaaaaggtattatatatatacaagaaaaaaaaaaaaatttacaatatAATTGAAATTAATAAGCTTTTTTAGAGGTCACATATATGTATCTTTGAAGTTGTactattattcttttttgcaatcattatgtaaaaaatatcaaatgattttatttcatagtattttatttttaatataaagatTAATTATAGTCTTCTCAAGGATGAACATTAATCTCTTTATAATTATGTGtattacatatattaaaTGAGGATATTAAAAGTCAGTTATTAATGATTTTTAACGCGCATTTTTCTCTTTATGAATTTtaatgattataaaaaaaagttttatataTCATTTGTTTTTAACATATATGTGTTATTAGGAAGGatatttatatgttattatataaacacacacaaaaaaaaaaatatagtttttttatataatacatcctaaaaagataaaaagaatatttgaAAATAGATATAGGAGTATCTGTTAATACAAAGTGAAATTTTAttggaaataaaaaaaaaatcttaatAAATgacaatataaatatttattctatATTAAGATTAAAAGAATTACACTTTTAAAGTCTACATATagggttttttttttttttgattaaatCTAAAAggatttttcttcatttaaaacTTATTTAGAAATTACGATTTTTTTCGAACTTAAGGAATTAGCTTTAAATAAAGTTcacttcattttcattataatttttattatttcatttatattttattttaatttcaatttatttattttttttttttttttaaatgtaaaatacATTGCTAATATTgagtttttttatatattacaaatatttaattttaattcacTTTTTAGTTTAtgttaattatttttctaaaaatataaattggaaaaaaaaaaaggaattaatTTAGagcttaaaaaaataattcaaaaaaaaaaaaattttttattttaaaatttttattttcttcgtTTTTATATTGCCGGAAATTTAACATCCTTTAGTATGTCTTttgcattattttttatataatatattagcAAATTAAAATTGTTAAGAGCTATGGAAGAGTTAATTGaattattttgtaaattattttgattGGATATTATTTCtacattattaatataaagaGGATTAAACgtaataaaaacataagGTATCCATGATTTAAATACATCTAAATGCTTGGTTGGTAGTTTATTTAATTTGCgctttatatttttcctaAAGTTACAAGTATTTAAAACTTCGTCAAAGCATAATGGATTATACAAAATAGTTATATGAGAAGAAAAGTTTTGTTCTAagttttttataaaactttCAAAGTgattcttatatatatgtagcAATTCACAATTTTTCAAAGTGTGTAACATATCTGATGGTTGCTTAtttgctttttttattttctctaaATAATCTAAATCGTAAGTTTCTTCCATTTTATAAATGCTACTTTCACTTTCATCAATATTGTTATTTTCATcaatttctatatttttttcatcatttatatagctttcttcatatttttcttcctcttttttattattaattccATCTACTTCATTGTTTTTATGTAATGTTTCtccttttttgttttttttatcttcaacAATCTTcagtttttttttgaaaaattttaatgccTTATTTGCTTGattaaaatgtaaaataatatCATATTTTCTCTTCTCCataagaaataaagaaaacCATTTCTTTCTATCAAAGTTATTATGCAAATCTTCCATTGtttttaaagtattttttgCAGTACTTATTATAAGATCAAATAAATTGTGCGGTAAGGAAATTAGTACACAATGTGGATCATATATTGAAGATATCcagaacttttttttttcttcactatttttttttctaattacaaaagaattaattaattttactttGTGATCTTCACTCAAACAATTATCATAGTCAATTATTAATGGTTTATTCATCCAATCGTAATTTATAAGAAAGCTTAggaatttaattaaaatagtttttgaagaaaaagaaaaattatctaAAAATGCATCGTCTTCTTCCTTTTCACCTTTCTTTAAATTGAGAACAGATGaaccttttttattttttgagttattgttatttttgtCATTATCTCTATTAACATTAGTTTGTCTATTTTGCTCGTTTCCCTTATTCTCAAAAAAATCGCTGTCTGTTTCTTCTTCCatttcttcatcttcatttttatcaaacatattttgtttttgaaaatttttattttttttttctaataatgcatgattactattattacatttttgCTTCaacatattatttaaataactttTACCTTCAAAATTATGCATCTTGTGCATTGTTCTATAATGgagtaaaaaattttttaaacttttattataaatagataaattattatcttcAAAAAATTGGTTCATATCATTATGCTTCTTAAATTCTTCtgtgtatatataaaataaaatattctcAACTAATTCATCGAAATCAT
It encodes:
- the HRD1 gene encoding ERAD-associated E3 ubiquitin-protein ligase HRD1, putative gives rise to the protein MEINMRLYIFLSHLGLAFILMYSFIKYGEFYSSVVYLSTEKFPRTIIYNFLLMIFIVLCKLLLNVFIGELRYLEIEQLIDNARAFIMDTILFLVLSKPTINGKEVSSIILIKYLSIIVILKAYHLVLYSRVSHIFELGVPRTRVLVKLFIFMCLLSVANLTMFTYFYKYSLKNSTMYLWLFFESLSIFESCQISIFKFFVNIIDLRSPNGLSSKATILFFLDILHDVMSLIIFLVFILVFILNNFSNLPLHMTADIIHVVKTLISRFKSFQRYRELTKNIESKFIDATEEELREVGTCIICRDDLKEGSKKLSCSHIFHVECLKSWFIQQQTCPICRTEIRPYTGAKNSQNETNENEKKEEKLNQLSVTEIIHRAPFLPNEDSLHLNDIYPIDNFNSKEENCDYFKQNIDVKEQIKILSDICDYYRELCLSCLKEIDKINHTAVPANVMLRNIYGSLNYNILNNTEENEVQKYINKISHIPQMNGFKNYLEKILITDMKYAKDICALM